From one Acidobacteriota bacterium genomic stretch:
- a CDS encoding SDR family NAD(P)-dependent oxidoreductase, whose amino-acid sequence MSAASTPNSTTATRTWFITGSSTGFGRLLAEEVLKSGDKVVATARKVERVADLEQKYPGRGLALPLDVTRQDQVDAAVAEALKRFGRVDVLVNNAGYGVAGAIEEVSEAELGPMYETNVFGLLRVTRALLPQMRKQRSGHILNLSSIGGLTASPGWGLYHGTKFAVEGLSEALAHEIAPLGIKLTIVEPGPFRTDFLGRSGVEAATKIDDYDKTAGNARRYMAEQDGKQPGDPLKAVEAMMQVVKTENPPLRLLLGASALKRVRDKLAAWQKELETWESVALDADFPSGS is encoded by the coding sequence ATGTCAGCCGCTTCAACCCCCAACTCGACCACAGCTACCCGCACATGGTTTATTACGGGTTCGTCGACTGGTTTCGGACGCCTTCTTGCCGAAGAGGTGTTGAAGTCCGGAGACAAGGTCGTAGCGACGGCGCGCAAGGTTGAGCGGGTCGCCGATCTGGAACAGAAGTATCCCGGGAGGGGCCTCGCGCTGCCTCTCGATGTCACGAGGCAGGACCAGGTTGACGCTGCTGTCGCTGAGGCGCTGAAGCGCTTCGGCCGCGTCGATGTGCTGGTCAATAATGCTGGCTATGGCGTTGCCGGCGCTATCGAGGAAGTCTCCGAGGCAGAGCTCGGGCCGATGTACGAGACCAATGTGTTTGGCCTGCTGCGCGTGACGCGCGCGTTGCTTCCTCAGATGCGGAAACAGCGCAGTGGACATATCTTGAATCTCTCCTCGATTGGGGGGCTCACTGCGAGTCCTGGCTGGGGGCTTTATCACGGCACGAAGTTTGCTGTGGAAGGTCTTTCTGAGGCGCTTGCGCACGAGATTGCGCCGCTCGGCATCAAATTAACGATTGTGGAGCCAGGGCCGTTCCGCACGGATTTTCTCGGGCGTTCGGGAGTAGAGGCTGCAACGAAGATAGATGACTATGACAAGACCGCCGGTAACGCTCGCCGCTATATGGCGGAGCAGGATGGCAAGCAGCCGGGCGATCCGCTGAAGGCTGTCGAAGCCATGATGCAGGTTGTGAAGACAGAGAACCCGCCTCTGCGTCTGTTGCTGGGGGCAAGCGCACTCAAACGCGTGCGAGACAAACTGGCGGCATGGCAGAAGGAACTCGAAACCTGGGAATCAGTGGCGTTAGACGCGGATTTCCCTTCAGGTAGCTGA
- the pgl gene encoding 6-phosphogluconolactonase has translation MPRPTAVTYRVFANPEDVAGAAAELFTSSIASAAKARGIARVAISGGTTPKAMFSLLASEPFASQVPWDKLDLYWVDERCVPPEDAESNYRMTREALLSKVPLPADRIHRMEGELEPEVAAARYEAAIRNGFKLEGAQTPTFDLVLLGMGDDGHTASLFPHTEALNDMTHIVVANHVPQKDTWRITLTWPVINQGREVAFLIEGDKKAQVLHEVFQGPYQPETYPSQIIRPASGKLTLLLDAAAAAKLPEPENGTGTLELNR, from the coding sequence ATGCCGCGTCCGACTGCAGTTACCTATCGCGTGTTTGCCAACCCGGAAGATGTTGCTGGGGCGGCTGCTGAACTTTTCACATCGTCGATTGCATCGGCAGCAAAGGCACGCGGCATCGCCCGCGTGGCAATCTCAGGCGGTACGACACCGAAGGCAATGTTTTCGCTACTGGCTTCAGAGCCGTTCGCCAGCCAGGTGCCATGGGACAAGCTGGACCTGTACTGGGTCGACGAGCGTTGCGTTCCACCCGAGGATGCCGAGTCGAACTACCGCATGACGCGCGAGGCGTTGTTATCGAAGGTGCCGTTGCCCGCCGACCGCATCCATCGTATGGAAGGCGAGCTGGAGCCTGAGGTCGCAGCGGCGCGGTATGAAGCTGCTATCCGCAACGGGTTCAAGCTGGAGGGCGCGCAAACCCCGACGTTCGATCTTGTGCTGTTGGGAATGGGCGATGACGGTCATACCGCTTCGCTGTTCCCGCATACCGAAGCGCTGAATGACATGACTCACATTGTTGTTGCGAACCATGTTCCGCAAAAGGACACGTGGCGCATTACGTTGACCTGGCCGGTGATCAACCAAGGCAGGGAGGTCGCTTTCCTGATTGAGGGTGACAAGAAGGCACAGGTGTTGCACGAAGTCTTTCAGGGGCCGTATCAACCGGAGACCTACCCGTCGCAGATTATTCGTCCGGCGAGCGGAAAGTTGACGCTCTTGCTCGATGCCGCCGCAGCGGCTAAGCTGCCAGAACCAGAAAATGGGACCGGAACTCTGGAGCTGAATAGATGA
- the gnd gene encoding decarboxylating 6-phosphogluconate dehydrogenase, which produces MELGLIGLGKMGFNMAERLKLAGHKVVGFDFNKDATAKLTATGSLGVDSLEDLVKNLSAPRAIWIMVPSGDPVDQTIAKLEALLTQGDTIIDGGNSNYKDTQRRHAEVKAKGFEYVDCGTSGGVWGLKEGYSLMIGGDMGPVDRLKPIFEALAPSPTEGWGHVGPSGSGHFVKMVHNGIEYGLMQAYAEGFSILKAKQELDLDLTQIAHIWQKGSVVRSWLLDLTADALDQNPTLAGLEAWVPDSGEGRWTVTEAIDLNISAPVITESLIRRLRSREENNFTDRMISIMRGAFGGHAVKKAD; this is translated from the coding sequence ATGGAACTTGGACTGATTGGCCTTGGCAAGATGGGATTCAATATGGCGGAGCGCCTGAAGCTGGCGGGCCACAAGGTTGTCGGCTTCGATTTCAACAAGGATGCAACGGCGAAACTGACGGCGACGGGGTCTCTTGGCGTGGATTCGCTGGAAGACCTGGTGAAGAACCTCTCCGCGCCGCGGGCCATCTGGATCATGGTGCCTTCGGGCGACCCAGTGGACCAGACGATTGCGAAGCTCGAGGCTCTGCTCACGCAGGGCGACACGATTATCGACGGCGGCAACTCCAACTACAAGGACACGCAACGTCGCCATGCCGAGGTTAAGGCCAAGGGATTTGAGTATGTCGATTGCGGGACCTCCGGCGGCGTGTGGGGATTGAAAGAGGGCTACAGCCTGATGATTGGCGGCGACATGGGGCCGGTCGATCGTCTGAAGCCGATCTTCGAGGCGCTGGCACCATCGCCTACGGAAGGCTGGGGGCATGTTGGACCTTCCGGTTCAGGACACTTTGTGAAGATGGTGCACAACGGCATCGAGTACGGCCTGATGCAGGCCTATGCCGAAGGCTTTTCCATCTTGAAAGCGAAGCAGGAGCTTGACCTCGACCTGACGCAGATTGCGCATATCTGGCAGAAGGGTTCGGTCGTGCGCTCGTGGCTCCTGGATCTGACAGCCGACGCGCTGGACCAGAACCCGACGCTGGCTGGTCTTGAGGCGTGGGTGCCGGACTCGGGCGAAGGGCGCTGGACCGTCACGGAGGCGATCGACCTGAACATTTCAGCGCCAGTGATTACGGAATCGTTGATACGGCGGTTGCGTTCGCGCGAAGAGAACAACTTTACCGATCGCATGATCTCGATCATGCGCGGTGCTTTTGGCGGCCATGCTGTTAAGAAAGCGGACTGA
- the zwf gene encoding glucose-6-phosphate dehydrogenase — MATTQVQVSPDKKKAAQNERTPDPCIVVIFGASGDLTKRKLLPALYHLEQANLLPKDFAVVGVARRPLEQSFAPDMKEGIIAGGGVEESDPRLAPFIDRVQYHAMNFDDATGYDALKKKLAELDGKFNTHGNRLFYLATAPEYFSDIINYLGQHGMAQPEAGKDGTAPWVRTIIEKPFGHDLESARALNDEVNKVFHEDQIFRIDHYLGKETVQNILVFRFANGIFENVWNRNYIDHVEITAAESIGIEGRGPFYEQAGALRDVMQNHVMELLSFVAMEPPVSFQADAVRAEKVKVWKAISPIHPADTVRGQYGPGMVDGKAVPGYRQEDRVHPRSQTETYAAVRVEIENWRWAGVPFYLRAGKRLAKRVTEITIQFKQPPMLLFKGGECHDSDAIKPNLISMRIQPDEGISLRFGAKLPGPSMDIAPVQMNFSYADAFGKSSANGYERLLLDAMLGDGTLFAHRDGVEATWALMTPILKAWAETPVKDFPNYAAGTWGPSAADALLESEGRKWRKL, encoded by the coding sequence ATGGCTACGACACAAGTTCAAGTTTCTCCCGACAAAAAGAAAGCAGCTCAGAACGAGCGCACGCCCGATCCCTGCATCGTGGTTATCTTCGGCGCTTCCGGCGACCTGACAAAGCGCAAGCTGCTGCCGGCGCTCTATCACCTGGAGCAGGCGAACCTGCTGCCCAAGGACTTCGCCGTGGTCGGTGTGGCACGCCGTCCGCTGGAGCAGAGCTTCGCTCCGGACATGAAGGAAGGCATTATTGCGGGCGGCGGTGTGGAAGAGTCTGACCCCAGGCTTGCTCCCTTTATCGACCGTGTGCAGTATCACGCGATGAACTTTGACGATGCAACCGGCTACGATGCTTTGAAGAAGAAGCTCGCAGAGCTGGATGGCAAGTTCAATACGCATGGCAACCGTCTCTTCTATCTGGCGACGGCGCCTGAGTATTTCTCGGACATCATCAACTATCTGGGCCAGCATGGCATGGCACAGCCTGAAGCAGGCAAAGACGGGACGGCTCCCTGGGTCCGTACCATCATCGAAAAGCCGTTTGGTCACGATCTTGAGTCGGCACGTGCGTTGAACGATGAGGTCAACAAGGTCTTCCATGAGGACCAGATCTTCCGCATTGATCACTATCTCGGCAAGGAGACAGTGCAGAACATCCTCGTTTTTCGTTTTGCCAACGGCATCTTCGAGAACGTATGGAACCGCAACTATATCGACCACGTTGAGATCACTGCGGCGGAATCGATCGGTATCGAAGGCCGCGGTCCGTTCTATGAACAGGCCGGCGCTCTGCGTGACGTGATGCAGAACCATGTGATGGAGCTGTTGAGCTTCGTTGCGATGGAGCCGCCTGTATCGTTCCAGGCGGATGCCGTTCGCGCCGAGAAGGTGAAGGTGTGGAAGGCGATCTCGCCGATTCATCCGGCTGATACGGTTCGCGGACAGTATGGGCCGGGCATGGTCGATGGCAAGGCTGTTCCCGGGTATCGCCAGGAAGACCGCGTACATCCGCGTTCGCAGACTGAGACATATGCCGCGGTGCGGGTGGAGATCGAAAACTGGCGCTGGGCGGGTGTGCCGTTCTATCTGCGCGCCGGTAAGCGATTGGCGAAGCGTGTCACGGAGATCACCATCCAGTTCAAGCAGCCTCCGATGCTTCTGTTCAAAGGCGGCGAGTGTCACGACAGCGACGCCATCAAGCCAAACCTGATCTCGATGCGCATCCAGCCTGATGAAGGGATCTCGCTGCGGTTTGGCGCGAAGCTGCCGGGGCCGAGCATGGACATTGCGCCGGTGCAGATGAACTTCAGCTATGCCGATGCGTTCGGCAAGTCCTCAGCGAATGGCTACGAGCGTTTATTGCTCGACGCGATGCTGGGCGATGGCACCTTGTTCGCGCATCGCGATGGCGTCGAGGCGACGTGGGCGTTGATGACGCCGATTCTGAAGGCATGGGCGGAGACGCCGGTGAAGGACTTCCCGAACTATGCCGCCGGAACGTGGGGTCCATCTGCTGCCGACGCGCTGCTGGAGTCCGAAGGACGTAAGTGGCGTAAGCTCTAG
- the rpiA gene encoding ribose-5-phosphate isomerase RpiA yields the protein MTQDEAKRMAARHALEFVEDGMSLGLGSGTTSAIFIKELGERVKGGLKVRGIATSTASQTLAESLSIPITNFDETPELDLAVDGADEVGPGLALIKGGGGALLREKIVESAAKKFIVIADSSKLVKQLGRFPLPVEVIQMALPNVTRRLEALGLNPRLRHHADGSLYITDENNFILDCAAGEIPDPVKTAADIRAIVGVVEHGLFLNMASFALIASDQGVTKIVR from the coding sequence ATGACACAGGACGAAGCAAAGCGGATGGCAGCCCGGCACGCGCTGGAGTTTGTCGAGGATGGAATGTCGCTGGGGTTGGGCAGCGGCACCACCTCGGCGATCTTTATCAAAGAGCTGGGGGAGCGGGTCAAAGGCGGGCTGAAGGTGCGGGGGATCGCGACTTCAACCGCCAGCCAGACGCTTGCGGAATCGCTGTCGATCCCGATCACCAACTTCGATGAGACGCCGGAGCTGGATCTGGCTGTTGACGGCGCAGATGAAGTTGGGCCGGGACTCGCGTTGATCAAGGGCGGCGGCGGCGCGCTGCTGCGCGAGAAGATTGTAGAGAGCGCGGCGAAGAAGTTCATTGTCATTGCCGATTCAAGCAAGCTGGTGAAGCAGCTTGGCCGGTTCCCGCTTCCCGTTGAAGTGATTCAGATGGCGTTGCCAAACGTAACCCGGAGGCTGGAAGCGCTGGGATTGAATCCAAGGCTGCGCCACCACGCAGATGGTTCCCTGTACATTACGGACGAAAACAACTTTATCCTCGACTGTGCTGCGGGCGAGATTCCCGATCCGGTGAAGACTGCTGCCGACATCCGCGCCATCGTGGGCGTGGTGGAGCATGGGCTGTTTCTGAATATGGCGTCGTTCGCGCTGATTGCGAGCGATCAGGGTGTAACGAAGATCGTTCGATGA
- a CDS encoding superoxide dismutase, with translation MAYELPPLPYDYAGLEPHIDEATMKLHHDKHHQAYVTNLNGAIDKHPELGSKSPEDLLKNLAAIPEDVRKVVQNNGGGHVNHTMFWQIMKPKGGGEPNGAIAAQIKADFGDFESFKKLFNETTAKQFGSGWGWLIFEGGKLKIVTTANQDNPLSQGHYPILGNDVWEHAYYLKYNNRRPDYLAAWWNTVNWDEINKRFETAKSYK, from the coding sequence GTGGCTTACGAACTTCCCCCTTTGCCCTACGACTACGCTGGCCTTGAGCCCCATATCGACGAAGCGACCATGAAGCTCCATCACGACAAGCACCACCAGGCCTATGTCACCAACCTCAACGGCGCAATCGACAAGCACCCGGAGCTGGGCAGCAAATCCCCCGAAGACCTCCTCAAGAATCTCGCCGCCATTCCCGAAGATGTGCGCAAGGTTGTGCAGAACAACGGCGGCGGACACGTCAACCACACCATGTTCTGGCAGATCATGAAGCCCAAGGGCGGCGGCGAACCCAACGGCGCTATCGCAGCCCAGATCAAGGCCGACTTCGGCGACTTCGAGAGCTTCAAGAAGCTCTTCAACGAGACCACCGCCAAGCAGTTCGGCTCCGGCTGGGGCTGGCTCATCTTCGAGGGCGGCAAGCTCAAGATCGTCACCACCGCCAACCAGGACAACCCGCTCTCACAAGGCCACTACCCCATCCTCGGCAACGACGTCTGGGAGCACGCCTACTACCTCAAGTACAACAACCGGCGCCCGGACTACCTCGCCGCCTGGTGGAACACCGTCAACTGGGACGAGATCAACAAGCGCTTCGAAACCGCGAAGAGCTACAAATAA
- the tkt gene encoding transketolase encodes MSDQQTNQQNALDQLSINALRFLAVDAVEKAKSGHPGAPLGCAPIAYLLYHKLMKHDPSDPKWIDRDRFVLSNGHASALLYGVLHLAGYDLPMSQLESFRQWGSHTPGHPEYGEAPGVEVTTGPLGQGFAMAVGIATAEKHMAAVYNRDEHAVIDHYTYVLCGDGDLMEGISHETASLAGTLNLGKLIVLYDDNLISLDGPTELSFTEDVTERFHGYHWHVQMVDDGNDLVALEAAIKAAKAETTKPSLIRVRTVIGYGSPKAGTSKVHGEALGAEAVKATKKNLGWPEDKSFYVPEEAAKNWAQAKANGKKAHAEWQKNFDAYAKAYPAPAAEFDRVVKGKLLDGWEKKIPTFPTDKAVATRNAGQVVMNAIEPVVPELFGGAADLTASTKTIFKDSANFHVDPKGRNVFFGVREFGMCAMVNGMAAHGGLIPFGSTFFVFSDYARNAIRLAALMSVHSLFVFTHDSVGLGEDGPTHQPVEQMMSLRLIPQLTDFRPADANETAACWQLALERKSASFMALSRQDLPVLDAAKYKVLEGARKGAYALDNSGKDIILIATGSEVSLILKAAEELKAAGINATVVSMPSFRIFDEQDAAYKSSLLPENTPKLAVEAGATMGWYKYIGHNGAVIGIDRFGASAPGPIALEKLGISVANVVEHAKKLVKK; translated from the coding sequence ATGAGCGATCAGCAGACCAACCAGCAGAATGCGCTAGACCAGCTTTCCATCAATGCTCTCCGTTTTCTCGCCGTGGACGCCGTGGAAAAAGCAAAGTCCGGCCACCCCGGCGCCCCGCTTGGTTGTGCCCCGATCGCCTACCTGCTGTATCACAAGCTGATGAAGCATGACCCTTCGGACCCGAAGTGGATCGACCGCGACCGGTTCGTTCTGTCGAATGGACACGCCTCCGCGCTGCTTTATGGCGTGCTTCACCTTGCGGGCTACGACCTGCCGATGTCTCAGTTGGAGAGCTTCCGCCAGTGGGGATCACATACGCCGGGGCATCCCGAGTATGGTGAGGCTCCGGGTGTTGAGGTGACCACCGGTCCGCTGGGACAGGGTTTCGCGATGGCGGTGGGTATTGCTACCGCTGAAAAGCATATGGCCGCGGTCTATAACCGCGACGAGCACGCCGTCATCGACCACTACACGTATGTGCTTTGCGGCGACGGCGACCTGATGGAAGGCATCTCGCACGAGACGGCATCGCTGGCGGGGACCCTGAATCTCGGCAAGCTGATCGTGCTTTATGACGACAACCTGATCTCGCTCGACGGCCCGACGGAATTGAGCTTTACCGAAGACGTGACGGAGCGGTTCCACGGGTATCACTGGCACGTGCAGATGGTGGACGACGGCAACGACCTCGTCGCGCTGGAGGCTGCGATCAAGGCGGCAAAGGCGGAGACGACGAAGCCTTCGCTGATCCGCGTGCGCACGGTGATCGGCTACGGCAGCCCCAAGGCCGGCACGAGCAAGGTGCACGGCGAAGCGCTGGGCGCCGAGGCAGTGAAAGCGACCAAGAAAAACCTCGGCTGGCCTGAGGACAAGAGCTTTTATGTTCCGGAAGAGGCTGCGAAGAACTGGGCCCAGGCAAAGGCGAATGGCAAGAAGGCCCACGCCGAGTGGCAGAAGAACTTCGATGCGTATGCGAAGGCTTACCCTGCGCCTGCGGCTGAGTTTGATCGTGTCGTCAAGGGCAAGCTGCTGGATGGATGGGAGAAGAAGATTCCGACGTTCCCGACCGACAAGGCTGTCGCCACGCGTAACGCAGGTCAGGTGGTGATGAATGCGATCGAGCCGGTTGTGCCGGAGTTGTTTGGCGGCGCGGCTGACCTGACGGCCTCGACCAAGACGATCTTCAAGGACTCGGCGAACTTCCACGTCGACCCGAAGGGACGGAACGTCTTCTTCGGTGTGCGCGAGTTTGGCATGTGCGCCATGGTGAATGGAATGGCGGCGCACGGCGGGTTGATTCCCTTCGGTTCGACGTTCTTCGTCTTCTCGGACTACGCGCGCAATGCGATTCGTCTCGCTGCGCTGATGAGCGTGCATTCGCTGTTCGTGTTTACGCACGACTCTGTCGGTCTGGGTGAGGATGGCCCGACGCACCAGCCGGTGGAGCAGATGATGTCGCTGCGCCTGATTCCGCAGCTTACGGATTTCCGTCCAGCCGATGCGAACGAGACGGCTGCCTGCTGGCAGCTTGCGCTTGAGCGCAAGAGCGCGAGCTTTATGGCGCTTTCGCGGCAGGACCTGCCCGTGCTGGATGCTGCGAAGTACAAGGTGCTTGAAGGCGCGAGGAAGGGTGCTTATGCACTCGACAACTCGGGCAAGGACATTATTCTGATCGCAACCGGCTCCGAGGTCTCGCTGATTCTGAAGGCGGCTGAAGAGTTGAAGGCTGCAGGGATCAACGCAACGGTTGTGTCCATGCCGAGCTTCAGGATATTTGACGAGCAGGATGCAGCTTACAAGTCGAGCCTGCTGCCTGAGAACACACCGAAGCTGGCAGTGGAGGCCGGTGCGACGATGGGCTGGTACAAGTACATTGGCCACAACGGCGCGGTGATCGGGATCGATCGCTTCGGCGCTTCGGCTCCGGGACCAATTGCACTGGAGAAGCTGGGCATCAGCGTTGCAAATGTTGTCGAGCATGCCAAGAAGCTGGTGAAGAAGTAG
- a CDS encoding glucan 1,4-alpha-glucosidase: MSDLSVSYRWLDDDGPAFGAPGLEPRWTSSRKDAVGTAYSASSRVWYTLSHGTLNEIYYPTIDRPQTRDMELLFTDGETFCHEEKRDLDYEFEYVDGDALAVRVKARERGGRYRVTKVFISNPHFSTVLMHVKIEGEEQVLKRMKCYALLAPHLNGGGAGNSARSIDVAGKRCLLAWKGSTSLALGADCGFTRSSCGYVGSSDGYQDLFGDMRMKWQFGQALDGNIAVMGEIDVAVNPEFTIAIAFGDGHHAALAGMMQSLATPFADHLKRFLLQWGRVQSPERIVGASTDDGYLARISHNVLLAHEDKTFSGAFIASASIPWGASKGDLDLGGYHLVWTRDMVQTATALLACDRADTALRALVYLACTQRADGSFAQNFWIDGTPYWQGIQLDEVAFPIILAWRLWKQKTIGSFRVFPFVERAAAFLVKYAPVTQQERWEETSGYSPSTLAAVISGLVCAADIARDHAALELAEYLEGYADWIEAHLDEWTTTKDGVLHPEVKYHYVRIAPPCPGEPFHDASVPVGSFRISNRGPEERSVFEAREVIDAGFLELVRYGIRRPDDPLVVDSLKVVDRVLKRDTPFGPCWRRYNHDGYGQKKDGGPYDGWGQGRAWPLLGGERAHYELALGSNCDKLTHALEAFASKGGMLPEQVWDYADLPEEGMYFGKSAGSAQPLVWAHSEYLKLLRSLTDGRVFDRISVVEERYAVPANKRRFHNHREIYSAGRPVKAIKAGYTLRIVDSGHFRAVYTLDDWATVHDAISNMVGYSGSYIDIPTQAGRAGKIIFTQCWTDGNGQDQWLGRNIEVAVTAG; encoded by the coding sequence ATGAGCGACCTATCTGTTAGCTACCGTTGGCTGGACGATGATGGCCCGGCGTTTGGCGCGCCTGGCCTGGAACCGCGATGGACTTCGAGCAGAAAAGATGCAGTGGGGACGGCCTACTCTGCTTCGAGTCGCGTCTGGTACACGCTGTCGCATGGAACGCTCAACGAGATTTACTATCCAACGATCGACCGTCCGCAGACGCGCGACATGGAGCTGCTGTTTACCGACGGCGAGACCTTCTGCCATGAGGAAAAGCGCGATCTCGACTACGAGTTCGAGTATGTCGATGGCGACGCTCTGGCGGTTCGCGTGAAGGCGCGCGAGCGGGGAGGCCGCTACCGGGTGACGAAGGTGTTTATCTCGAACCCGCATTTTTCAACCGTGCTGATGCACGTGAAGATCGAGGGCGAAGAGCAGGTCCTGAAGCGGATGAAGTGCTACGCGCTTCTGGCGCCGCATTTGAATGGCGGCGGCGCGGGGAACTCGGCGCGGAGTATTGATGTTGCCGGCAAGCGTTGTCTGCTGGCGTGGAAGGGAAGCACTTCGCTGGCTTTGGGGGCTGACTGCGGATTTACGCGCTCGTCATGCGGGTATGTGGGATCGAGCGACGGTTATCAGGACCTGTTCGGCGACATGCGCATGAAGTGGCAGTTCGGGCAGGCTCTGGATGGAAATATCGCCGTGATGGGTGAGATCGACGTTGCGGTGAACCCGGAGTTCACCATTGCCATTGCCTTCGGAGATGGTCATCATGCGGCCCTGGCGGGGATGATGCAAAGCCTGGCAACTCCATTTGCGGACCATCTGAAGCGATTTCTGTTGCAGTGGGGAAGGGTGCAATCTCCGGAGCGGATTGTGGGAGCCTCTACCGACGACGGATATCTGGCCAGGATCAGCCACAATGTCCTGCTTGCGCATGAAGACAAGACATTCTCGGGCGCGTTTATCGCTTCGGCCTCGATCCCCTGGGGAGCGTCGAAGGGCGATCTCGACCTGGGCGGTTACCACCTGGTGTGGACGCGCGATATGGTGCAGACGGCGACTGCGTTGCTGGCGTGCGATCGCGCGGATACGGCGCTGCGAGCGCTGGTTTATCTGGCGTGTACGCAGCGCGCCGACGGCAGCTTCGCGCAGAACTTCTGGATCGACGGCACGCCGTACTGGCAGGGAATTCAGCTCGATGAAGTTGCGTTCCCGATCATTCTGGCGTGGCGTTTGTGGAAGCAGAAGACGATTGGGTCGTTCCGGGTGTTTCCCTTTGTAGAGCGCGCCGCGGCGTTTCTGGTGAAGTATGCTCCGGTGACGCAGCAGGAGCGGTGGGAGGAGACTTCGGGCTATTCGCCTTCGACGCTGGCGGCCGTGATCTCGGGGCTGGTGTGCGCGGCCGATATTGCGCGCGACCATGCGGCGCTGGAGCTTGCGGAGTATCTGGAAGGATATGCCGACTGGATCGAGGCGCATCTGGATGAGTGGACGACGACGAAGGACGGCGTGCTGCACCCGGAGGTGAAGTACCACTATGTGCGCATTGCTCCGCCTTGTCCGGGCGAGCCGTTTCATGATGCTTCGGTTCCTGTGGGATCGTTCCGCATCTCGAATCGAGGGCCGGAGGAGAGGTCGGTCTTCGAGGCGCGTGAGGTGATCGATGCCGGATTTCTGGAGCTGGTGCGTTATGGGATCAGGAGGCCGGATGACCCGCTGGTTGTCGACTCGTTGAAGGTGGTCGATCGTGTGCTGAAGAGAGACACGCCTTTCGGGCCATGCTGGCGGCGCTACAACCACGATGGCTATGGCCAGAAGAAGGATGGCGGTCCTTATGACGGATGGGGGCAGGGTCGCGCGTGGCCTCTGCTGGGCGGCGAGCGGGCGCACTACGAGCTGGCGTTGGGTAGCAACTGCGACAAGCTGACGCATGCGCTGGAGGCGTTTGCCTCGAAGGGCGGCATGTTGCCGGAGCAGGTGTGGGACTACGCGGACCTTCCTGAGGAGGGGATGTATTTCGGCAAGTCGGCGGGCTCGGCGCAGCCGCTGGTGTGGGCGCACTCGGAGTATCTGAAGCTGCTTCGCTCACTGACGGATGGCAGGGTCTTCGACAGAATCTCCGTGGTGGAGGAGAGATATGCGGTTCCGGCAAATAAGCGAAGGTTCCATAACCATCGCGAGATCTACTCTGCCGGCCGCCCCGTGAAGGCGATCAAGGCCGGGTATACGCTGCGCATCGTCGATTCGGGACACTTCAGGGCGGTATACACGCTCGACGACTGGGCCACGGTCCACGATGCTATATCGAATATGGTCGGGTATTCGGGATCGTATATCGATATACCGACGCAAGCAGGCAGGGCCGGGAAGATCATCTTCACCCAGTGCTGGACGGATGGAAACGGACAGGACCAGTGGCTGGGAAGAAATATCGAAGTTGCGGTTACAGCGGGATGA